One Paracidovorax avenae ATCC 19860 genomic region harbors:
- a CDS encoding MurR/RpiR family transcriptional regulator produces MLLTERLAAQAASLTASERALADDLLRHYPDGLLDSASAIASRTGTSASTVVRMFSKLGYGSLAEVRREARSEVTSRLQTAAQRAPATLGAGRSLVECVDDALLHDQHNLAATRQGLDVAAFEAVVRQLAQARGRVYLLAEKNSAPVSSHLATHLNMCRPGVQDLGAGAPFAVDRMLWVQPQDVLVVFTIRRYSRGGLLAAQHFRAQGATVVALTDSPVAPVVQHAQHTLVARTANASPFDSYTAAFFLCNALVSAVAQLRHGAVQETLERRDALWKQFESDALDGLLT; encoded by the coding sequence ATGCTCCTGACCGAACGGCTCGCCGCCCAGGCCGCCTCCCTGACCGCCAGCGAGCGAGCGCTGGCCGACGACCTGCTGCGCCACTACCCTGACGGGCTGCTGGATTCCGCCAGCGCGATCGCGTCGCGCACGGGCACGAGCGCTTCCACGGTGGTGCGGATGTTTTCCAAGCTGGGTTACGGGAGCCTGGCCGAGGTGCGGCGCGAGGCGCGCTCCGAGGTCACCTCGCGCCTGCAGACCGCCGCACAGCGCGCGCCTGCGACCCTGGGCGCCGGGCGCAGCCTGGTCGAGTGCGTGGACGATGCGCTGCTGCACGACCAGCACAACCTGGCCGCCACGCGGCAGGGCCTGGACGTGGCTGCCTTCGAAGCCGTGGTACGGCAACTGGCGCAGGCCCGGGGGCGCGTGTACCTGCTGGCCGAGAAGAACAGCGCGCCCGTCTCCAGCCACCTGGCCACGCACCTGAACATGTGCCGCCCGGGCGTGCAGGACCTGGGTGCGGGCGCGCCGTTCGCGGTGGACCGGATGCTGTGGGTGCAGCCGCAGGATGTGCTGGTGGTGTTCACCATCCGCCGCTACTCGCGCGGCGGCCTGCTGGCAGCGCAGCATTTCCGGGCGCAGGGCGCCACCGTGGTGGCGCTCACGGACAGCCCGGTGGCACCCGTCGTGCAGCATGCGCAGCACACGCTGGTGGCGCGCACGGCCAATGCATCGCCATTCGATTCGTACACCGCGGCCTTCTTCCTGTGCAATGCCCTGGTGTCGGCGGTGGCGCAGCTGCGCCACGGCGCGGTGCAGGAGACGCTGGAGCGGCGCGATGCGCTCTGGAAGCAGTTCGAGTCCGACGCGCTGGACGGTTTGCTGACGTAA
- a CDS encoding M20 family metallopeptidase, which yields MTAISSAPAVPASAQPLLDWLASQEQAMAHLLAQVVNIDSGSGHEEGVRRVAAVLRGRLEAAGIPVQTLPEPGWGECILARVPGSNAAASGHYQLMGHMDTVFPLGTAAQRPWRVEGGKAFGPGVADMKSGLVMNVFVAEALARFGGNATPVHLLFTADEEVGSPACRTVIREHVQGARAVLNAEPGRISGNVVNERKGSYRIDFEVQGVAAHAGINPAQGASAIDALARKILALHALNGCEPGITVNVGFIQGGMASNVVAPLASAHVDLRYTAGNDLEGVLARIQAVIEEESLPRTSGRIVAKTGTLPMARTPDDLLQTYQRCAEQVGFKVEGEATGGAADSGITSNMGIPSLCALGPVGGYAHSEREFCDLTTFVPRAQALALTLLALG from the coding sequence ATGACCGCCATCTCCTCCGCGCCTGCCGTCCCCGCCTCCGCCCAGCCCCTGCTCGACTGGCTCGCCTCGCAGGAACAGGCCATGGCCCACCTGCTGGCGCAGGTCGTGAACATCGACAGCGGCAGCGGCCATGAAGAGGGTGTGCGCCGGGTTGCCGCGGTCTTGCGCGGCCGCCTGGAGGCCGCCGGCATCCCCGTGCAGACCCTGCCCGAGCCAGGCTGGGGCGAGTGCATCCTGGCCAGGGTGCCGGGCAGCAACGCCGCCGCATCCGGCCACTACCAGCTCATGGGGCACATGGACACGGTCTTCCCGCTGGGCACGGCGGCGCAGCGCCCCTGGCGCGTGGAAGGCGGCAAGGCCTTCGGCCCCGGAGTCGCCGACATGAAGTCGGGCCTGGTGATGAACGTCTTCGTGGCCGAGGCGCTGGCCCGCTTCGGCGGGAACGCCACCCCGGTGCACCTGTTGTTCACCGCCGACGAAGAAGTGGGATCGCCCGCCTGCCGCACGGTCATCCGCGAACACGTGCAAGGCGCCCGTGCCGTGCTCAATGCCGAACCCGGCCGCATCAGCGGCAACGTGGTCAACGAGCGCAAGGGTTCCTACCGCATCGATTTCGAGGTGCAGGGCGTGGCCGCGCACGCCGGCATCAACCCCGCCCAGGGCGCCAGCGCCATCGACGCGCTGGCCCGCAAGATCCTGGCGCTGCACGCCCTGAACGGCTGCGAGCCCGGCATCACGGTGAACGTGGGCTTCATCCAGGGCGGCATGGCCTCCAACGTAGTGGCTCCGCTGGCCTCGGCACACGTGGACCTGCGCTACACAGCCGGCAACGACCTGGAAGGCGTGCTCGCGCGCATCCAGGCCGTCATCGAGGAAGAATCCCTGCCCCGCACCAGCGGCCGCATCGTCGCGAAGACCGGCACCCTGCCCATGGCCCGCACGCCAGACGACCTGCTGCAGACCTACCAGCGCTGCGCCGAACAGGTCGGCTTCAAGGTCGAGGGCGAGGCCACGGGCGGCGCGGCCGACAGCGGCATCACGTCGAACATGGGCATCCCCTCCCTCTGCGCGCTGGGCCCCGTGGGCGGCTACGCGCACAGCGAGCGCGAATTCTGCGACCTCACCACCTTCGTGCCCCGCGCCCAGGCGCTCGCGCTCACGCTGCTGGCACTGGGCTGA
- a CDS encoding tripartite tricarboxylate transporter substrate binding protein BugE, translating into MSFERTPATRRQILATGLGLAGAAALPAFAAGDKYPSRPITLVVPFPPGGSVDVMARQYTESLGRILGVPIVVDNKPGAGGSIGTQFVARAPADGYTLVASSQSSHLANPLVQPKLGYDPIKDFENIAILGRQPNVLVAHPSVPAKNFAEFVAYLKANPGQVNFATAGAGSMGQINAEAFLLAVNAKGVHIPYRGGSPYVTAILAGEVQFALDNLVVFLQHIQAGKLRALAVASDTRVAQLPDVPTFKELGFPDLNQPSWTGIAAPAGTPAAVVATLHKAIRKAATEPAMIENLKTRGVIPPEEMSPAAFEKMMSDRLASYGEVVRKANIKPE; encoded by the coding sequence ATGTCCTTCGAACGCACCCCCGCCACCCGCCGCCAGATCCTCGCCACCGGCCTGGGCCTCGCCGGCGCCGCCGCCCTGCCCGCCTTCGCTGCCGGAGACAAATACCCCAGCCGCCCCATCACGCTGGTCGTGCCCTTCCCGCCCGGCGGCTCCGTGGACGTCATGGCGCGCCAGTACACCGAATCGCTGGGCCGCATCCTGGGCGTGCCGATCGTGGTGGACAACAAGCCCGGCGCGGGCGGCTCCATCGGCACGCAGTTCGTGGCCCGGGCCCCGGCCGACGGCTACACCCTCGTGGCCTCGTCGCAGAGCAGCCACCTGGCCAACCCGCTGGTGCAGCCCAAGCTGGGTTACGACCCGATCAAGGATTTCGAGAACATCGCCATCCTGGGCCGCCAGCCCAACGTGCTGGTCGCCCACCCCAGCGTGCCCGCGAAGAACTTCGCCGAGTTCGTGGCCTACCTGAAGGCCAACCCCGGCCAGGTCAACTTCGCCACGGCCGGCGCCGGCAGCATGGGCCAGATCAACGCCGAGGCGTTCCTGCTGGCCGTGAACGCCAAGGGCGTGCACATCCCCTACCGCGGCGGCTCTCCCTACGTCACGGCCATCCTGGCGGGCGAGGTGCAGTTCGCACTCGACAACCTCGTGGTGTTCCTGCAGCACATCCAGGCCGGCAAGCTGCGCGCACTGGCCGTGGCGTCGGACACGCGCGTGGCCCAGCTGCCCGACGTGCCCACGTTCAAGGAACTGGGCTTCCCCGACCTCAACCAGCCCTCGTGGACCGGCATCGCCGCGCCGGCCGGCACGCCTGCCGCCGTCGTCGCCACGCTGCACAAGGCCATCCGCAAGGCGGCGACGGAGCCCGCCATGATCGAGAACCTCAAGACCCGCGGCGTGATTCCGCCCGAAGAGATGTCGCCCGCCGCCTTCGAGAAGATGATGTCCGACCGCCTCGCGTCCTACGGCGAGGTGGTGCGCAAGGCCAACATCAAGCCGGAATAA
- a CDS encoding GMP reductase: MEIFDYDNVLLLPRKCRVESRSECDASITLGQRSFRLPVVPANMKTVVDEKICRWLASNGYFYVMHRFDLDNVQFVRDMHGAGCFASISLGVKQPDYDTVDRLVAEGLCPEYITIDIAHGHADTVKAMIAYLKQHLPQAFIIAGNVATPEAIIDLENWGADATKVGVGPGKVCITKLKTGFGTGGWQLSALKWCARVATKPIIADGGIRSHGDIAKSIRFGATMVMIGSLFAGHEESPGKTVEVDGEQFKEYYGSASDFNKGEYKHVEGKRILEPIKGKLADTLVEMEQDVQSSISYSGGTKLMDVRKVNYVILGGDNAGEHLLM, encoded by the coding sequence ATGGAAATCTTCGACTACGACAACGTCCTGCTGCTGCCGCGCAAATGCCGCGTGGAGAGCCGATCCGAGTGCGACGCCAGCATCACCCTCGGGCAGCGCAGCTTCCGCCTGCCGGTGGTGCCGGCGAACATGAAGACGGTGGTGGACGAGAAGATCTGCCGCTGGCTCGCCAGCAACGGCTACTTCTACGTCATGCACCGCTTCGACCTCGACAACGTGCAGTTCGTGCGCGACATGCATGGTGCCGGCTGCTTCGCCTCCATCTCGCTGGGCGTGAAGCAGCCCGACTACGACACGGTGGACCGGCTCGTGGCGGAAGGCCTCTGCCCCGAATACATCACCATCGACATCGCCCACGGCCATGCCGACACGGTGAAGGCCATGATCGCCTACCTCAAGCAGCACCTGCCGCAGGCCTTCATCATCGCCGGCAACGTGGCCACGCCGGAGGCCATCATCGACCTGGAGAACTGGGGCGCGGACGCGACCAAGGTGGGCGTGGGTCCGGGCAAGGTGTGCATCACCAAGCTCAAGACCGGCTTCGGCACCGGCGGCTGGCAGCTCTCCGCGCTCAAGTGGTGCGCCCGCGTGGCCACCAAGCCCATCATCGCCGACGGCGGCATCCGCAGCCACGGTGACATCGCCAAGAGCATCCGCTTCGGCGCCACCATGGTCATGATCGGCTCGCTCTTCGCCGGCCACGAGGAATCGCCCGGCAAGACCGTGGAAGTGGATGGCGAGCAGTTCAAGGAATACTACGGCTCCGCCAGCGACTTCAACAAGGGCGAGTACAAGCACGTGGAAGGCAAGCGCATCCTCGAGCCCATCAAGGGCAAGCTGGCGGACACGCTGGTGGAGATGGAACAGGACGTGCAGAGTTCGATCAGCTACTCCGGCGGCACGAAGCTGATGGACGTGCGCAAGGTCAACTACGTGATCCTGGGCGGCGACAACGCCGGCGAACACCTGCTGATGTGA
- a CDS encoding DUF1348 family protein, producing METRPPLPPFSLESATRKVRLAEDGWNTRDAAKVALAYTPDTQWRNRAEFADGRAQAQAFLERKWKKELDYRLIKELWLYGDHRIAVRYAYEWHDDAGHWFRSYGNENWEFAADGLMQRRFACINDMPIQESERKFHWPLGRRPDDHPGLSDLGL from the coding sequence ATGGAAACTCGTCCGCCCCTTCCACCGTTCTCGCTGGAAAGCGCTACCCGGAAAGTCCGCCTGGCCGAAGACGGCTGGAACACGCGCGACGCGGCCAAGGTTGCACTGGCATACACGCCGGACACGCAATGGCGCAATCGAGCCGAGTTCGCCGATGGCCGGGCGCAAGCCCAGGCCTTCCTCGAGAGAAAATGGAAGAAGGAGCTCGATTACCGGCTGATCAAAGAGCTCTGGCTGTACGGAGACCATCGCATCGCAGTCCGGTACGCCTACGAGTGGCACGATGATGCCGGCCACTGGTTCCGGTCCTATGGCAATGAGAACTGGGAATTCGCTGCCGACGGACTCATGCAACGGCGTTTTGCCTGCATCAATGACATGCCTATCCAGGAGTCGGAGCGCAAGTTTCACTGGCCCCTGGGTCGCCGGCCCGATGATCATCCCGGACTGTCGGACCTTGGCCTGTGA
- a CDS encoding TetR/AcrR family transcriptional regulator translates to MTTPQRVPESLPPRERILVAAHALFYGEGIRATGVDKIIERSSVSKVTFYRQYASKDDLVRAYLDYRHEKWMVWFRNSLKEASDAGASALGALVTTLGNWFSQPDFRGCAFLNAAAELGSADPEILATVRRHKQEMACVLENLFAGGANMAGSALSLAVDGAIVHAQMGHSVDAVMEDLKAVLLSQKEMMRQH, encoded by the coding sequence ATGACAACCCCTCAACGTGTTCCGGAGTCGCTCCCTCCCCGCGAGCGCATCCTGGTGGCGGCCCATGCGCTCTTCTACGGGGAAGGCATCCGAGCCACCGGAGTGGACAAAATCATCGAGCGGTCCTCGGTCAGCAAAGTGACTTTCTACCGGCAGTACGCAAGCAAGGACGACCTGGTCCGGGCGTACCTGGATTACCGCCATGAAAAATGGATGGTCTGGTTCAGAAACAGCTTGAAGGAGGCCTCGGATGCCGGCGCGTCAGCATTGGGCGCCCTCGTCACGACCCTCGGAAACTGGTTCAGCCAGCCGGACTTCCGGGGCTGCGCATTCCTCAATGCAGCGGCCGAACTGGGTTCGGCCGACCCGGAGATCCTGGCGACCGTCCGCCGTCACAAGCAGGAGATGGCCTGCGTCCTGGAGAACCTGTTCGCTGGCGGCGCGAACATGGCGGGAAGCGCGTTGTCCCTGGCCGTCGATGGCGCCATCGTCCATGCGCAGATGGGTCACAGCGTCGATGCCGTGATGGAAGACCTCAAGGCAGTGCTCCTTTCTCAGAAAGAGATGATGCGGCAACACTGA
- a CDS encoding KGG domain-containing protein, with the protein MANDPTNERDTGKQAQAEEALKQGARRAGPARRGFAGMDPARQREIASLGGRAAHASGNAHQFTSEEAREAGRKSHRKSAASSGGGASAGAASS; encoded by the coding sequence ATGGCCAATGACCCAACGAACGAACGCGATACGGGCAAGCAAGCACAGGCGGAAGAGGCGCTGAAGCAGGGAGCCCGCCGTGCCGGTCCGGCCCGGCGGGGGTTCGCGGGCATGGACCCGGCCCGCCAGCGCGAGATCGCGTCCCTGGGCGGGCGCGCGGCCCACGCCAGCGGCAACGCCCACCAATTCACGTCGGAAGAAGCCCGCGAGGCTGGCCGCAAGAGCCATCGCAAGTCCGCGGCTTCCAGCGGCGGCGGCGCGAGCGCCGGCGCGGCATCGTCCTGA